From a region of the Gossypium raimondii isolate GPD5lz chromosome 10, ASM2569854v1, whole genome shotgun sequence genome:
- the LOC105777531 gene encoding protein ACTIVITY OF BC1 COMPLEX KINASE 3, chloroplastic isoform X2 — MAAMNLVSAGVHSFNLKAGKGFSISKPKGCKLGPRAALVEAGPRGDGSPAALQVSRGDLAADLQAEARAMARAANASVYSPELLANKYGSRPVQAAKRTLEILVALGSFALQLLVDQRNGTLDRNKRKRAIKLKGIFTRLGPTFVKLGQGLSTRPDLCPPEYLEELAELQDALPTFADADAFSCIETELGMPIESLFSSISPSPIAAASLGQVYKAQLKYSGQTVAVKVQRPGIEEAIGLDFYLIRGLGFFINKYVDIITTDVIALIDEFARRVYQELNYVQEGQNARKFKKLYADKEDILVPDIYWNYTSGKVLTMEWVNGVKLNQQAAIESQGLKVLDLVTTGIQCSLRQLLEYGYFHADPHPGNLLATPEGKLAFLDFGMMSETPEDARSAIVGHVVHMVNRDYEAMARDYYALDFLSTDVDVSPIVPALRDFFDDALNYTVSELNFKTLVDGLGNVLYQYPFNVPAYYALILRSLTVLEGLALYADPNFKVLAASYPYFAKRLLTDPNPYLRDALIELLFKDGRWNRLEDLLIEGRKDRDFSAKDALQPVLRLLLGPDGEELRNLTIKEAVRVTEAIVLGSVADTYNSAPSFIQTLMINGNGNGALAISTADLEATMELRNQVFRIWGLLSSSENFDPALLQPILQVLQQPEGRSLGGRVVGGVTQRLAARLLQQLLRTPTVPTSSSL; from the exons ATGGCGGCCATGAATCTGGTTTCAGCTGGGGTTCACTCTTTCAATTTAAAGGCCGGTAAAGGGTTTTCAATTTCCAAACCCAAGGGGTGCAAATTGGGTCCGCGGGCTGCTTTGGTAGAAGCCGGACCAAGAGGCGATGGTTCCCCGGCGGCTCTGCAAGTATCGAGAGGGGACCTTGCGGCTGACCTGCAAGCGGAGGCCAGGGCCATGGCACGAGCCGCAAATGCCTCCGTTTACAGCCCCGAACTTCTTGCCAACAAATATGGGTCACGACCTGTCCAG GCGGCGAAAAGGACATTGGAAATATTGGTAGCCTTAGGCTCATTTGCTTTGCAACTGTTGGTGGATCAACGGAACGGGACATTGGATCGAAACAAGAGAAAGCGAGCCATTAAACTAAAAGGCATATTTACCAGATTAGGGCCCACATTTGTAAAACTGGGTCAGGGTTTATCCACTAGACCCGATCTCTGCCCTCCTGAGTATCTCGAGGAGCTGGCTGAACTCCAg GATGCGCTGCCTACATTTGCGGATGCAGATGCATTCTCATGCATCGAAACGGAGTTGGGGATGCCGATCGAATCCCTTTTTTCTTCAATATCTCCATCTCCTATTGCGGCGGCCAGTTTAGGCCAAGTCTACAAAGCTCAACTTAAGTATTCAGGCCAAACTGTTGCTGTCAAAGTACAAcgacctggtattgaagaagcCATTGGACTTGATTTTTACCTTATAAGAGGCTTGGGATTTTTCATCAATAAGTATGTTGATATCatcacaaccgatgttatcgccCTTATCGATGAATTTGCACGCCGAGTTTACCAAGAGCTCAACTATGTCCAG GAGGGACAAAATGCAAGAAAATTCAAGAAGTTATATGCTGACAAAGAGGACATCCTTGTCCCAGATATATACTGGAATTACACAAGTGGCAAAGTACTAACAATGGAGTGGGTTAACGGAGTGAAACTAAACCAACAAGCCGCCATTGAAAGCCAAGGTTTAAAGGTTTTGGATTTAGTAACTACAGGCATCCAATGCAGCCTAAGACAACTCCTAGAATACGGATACTTTCATGCCGATCCTCATCCTGGTAATCTTTTGGCGACCCCCGAAGGGAAGCTGGCTTTTTTGGATTTTGGAATGATGAGTGAGACACCAGAGGACGCAAGATCGGCAATAGTAGGGCATGTTGTTCATATGGTGAATAGGGATTATGAGGCAATGGCTCGTGATTATTATGCTTTGGATTTCTTATCGACTGATGTAGATGTTTCTCCCATTGTGCCAGCTCTTAGGGACTTCTTTGATGATGCACTTAATTACACTGTCAGTGAACTTAACTTCAAAACACTTGTTGATGGTTTGGGTAATGTTTTATATCAATACCCTTTTAATG TACCTGCCTATTATGCACTGATATTGAGGTCGCTTACGGTGCTAGAAGGGTTAGCCCTGTATGCTGATCCTAATTTTAAAGTGTTGGCTGCCTCATATCCTTACTTTGCTAAAAGGCTTCTCACTGATCCTAATCCATATTTGAGAGATGCTCTCATAGAGTTGCTTTTCAAGGATGGCAG GTGGAATAGACTAGAAGACCTTCTTATTGAGGGAAGAAAAGACCGAGATTTCTCTGCAAAAGATGCATTACAACCTGTTTTAAGGCTACTTTTGGGACCAGACGGTGAAGAACTtagaaatttaacaattaaagaGGCAGTTCGTGTCACTGAAGCCATTGTTTTAGGCTCAGTCGCTGATACATACAACTCTGCACCTTCTTTTATTCAAACTCTAATGATCAATGGCAATGGAAATGGAGCGCTTGCAATAAGCACCGCTGATTTGGAAGCCACGATGGAGCTTCGGAACCAGGTTTTCAGAATCTGGGGGCTTCTGAGTTCCTCTGAAAATTTCGATCCGGCACTTTTGCAGCCTATTTTACAG GTCCTCCAACAGCCGGAGGGACGCAGTCTAGGGGGCCGAGTAGTTGGAGGGGTCACTCAGCGACTTGCAGCTCGCTTACTGCAACAACTTCTTCGAACACCAACTGTTCCTACTTCCTCTAGTTTATGA
- the LOC105777531 gene encoding protein ACTIVITY OF BC1 COMPLEX KINASE 3, chloroplastic isoform X1, protein MAAMNLVSAGVHSFNLKAGKGFSISKPKGCKLGPRAALVEAGPRGDGSPAALQVSRGDLAADLQAEARAMARAANASVYSPELLANKYGSRPVQAAKRTLEILVALGSFALQLLVDQRNGTLDRNKRKRAIKLKGIFTRLGPTFVKLGQGLSTRPDLCPPEYLEELAELQDALPTFADADAFSCIETELGMPIESLFSSISPSPIAAASLGQVYKAQLKYSGQTVAVKVQRPGIEEAIGLDFYLIRGLGFFINKYVDIITTDVIALIDEFARRVYQELNYVQEGQNARKFKKLYADKEDILVPDIYWNYTSGKVLTMEWVNGVKLNQQAAIESQGLKVLDLVTTGIQCSLRQLLEYGYFHADPHPGNLLATPEGKLAFLDFGMMSETPEDARSAIVGHVVHMVNRDYEAMARDYYALDFLSTDVDVSPIVPALRDFFDDALNYTVSELNFKTLVDGLGNVLYQYPFNVPAYYALILRSLTVLEGLALYADPNFKVLAASYPYFAKRLLTDPNPYLRDALIELLFKDGRFRWNRLEDLLIEGRKDRDFSAKDALQPVLRLLLGPDGEELRNLTIKEAVRVTEAIVLGSVADTYNSAPSFIQTLMINGNGNGALAISTADLEATMELRNQVFRIWGLLSSSENFDPALLQPILQVLQQPEGRSLGGRVVGGVTQRLAARLLQQLLRTPTVPTSSSL, encoded by the exons ATGGCGGCCATGAATCTGGTTTCAGCTGGGGTTCACTCTTTCAATTTAAAGGCCGGTAAAGGGTTTTCAATTTCCAAACCCAAGGGGTGCAAATTGGGTCCGCGGGCTGCTTTGGTAGAAGCCGGACCAAGAGGCGATGGTTCCCCGGCGGCTCTGCAAGTATCGAGAGGGGACCTTGCGGCTGACCTGCAAGCGGAGGCCAGGGCCATGGCACGAGCCGCAAATGCCTCCGTTTACAGCCCCGAACTTCTTGCCAACAAATATGGGTCACGACCTGTCCAG GCGGCGAAAAGGACATTGGAAATATTGGTAGCCTTAGGCTCATTTGCTTTGCAACTGTTGGTGGATCAACGGAACGGGACATTGGATCGAAACAAGAGAAAGCGAGCCATTAAACTAAAAGGCATATTTACCAGATTAGGGCCCACATTTGTAAAACTGGGTCAGGGTTTATCCACTAGACCCGATCTCTGCCCTCCTGAGTATCTCGAGGAGCTGGCTGAACTCCAg GATGCGCTGCCTACATTTGCGGATGCAGATGCATTCTCATGCATCGAAACGGAGTTGGGGATGCCGATCGAATCCCTTTTTTCTTCAATATCTCCATCTCCTATTGCGGCGGCCAGTTTAGGCCAAGTCTACAAAGCTCAACTTAAGTATTCAGGCCAAACTGTTGCTGTCAAAGTACAAcgacctggtattgaagaagcCATTGGACTTGATTTTTACCTTATAAGAGGCTTGGGATTTTTCATCAATAAGTATGTTGATATCatcacaaccgatgttatcgccCTTATCGATGAATTTGCACGCCGAGTTTACCAAGAGCTCAACTATGTCCAG GAGGGACAAAATGCAAGAAAATTCAAGAAGTTATATGCTGACAAAGAGGACATCCTTGTCCCAGATATATACTGGAATTACACAAGTGGCAAAGTACTAACAATGGAGTGGGTTAACGGAGTGAAACTAAACCAACAAGCCGCCATTGAAAGCCAAGGTTTAAAGGTTTTGGATTTAGTAACTACAGGCATCCAATGCAGCCTAAGACAACTCCTAGAATACGGATACTTTCATGCCGATCCTCATCCTGGTAATCTTTTGGCGACCCCCGAAGGGAAGCTGGCTTTTTTGGATTTTGGAATGATGAGTGAGACACCAGAGGACGCAAGATCGGCAATAGTAGGGCATGTTGTTCATATGGTGAATAGGGATTATGAGGCAATGGCTCGTGATTATTATGCTTTGGATTTCTTATCGACTGATGTAGATGTTTCTCCCATTGTGCCAGCTCTTAGGGACTTCTTTGATGATGCACTTAATTACACTGTCAGTGAACTTAACTTCAAAACACTTGTTGATGGTTTGGGTAATGTTTTATATCAATACCCTTTTAATG TACCTGCCTATTATGCACTGATATTGAGGTCGCTTACGGTGCTAGAAGGGTTAGCCCTGTATGCTGATCCTAATTTTAAAGTGTTGGCTGCCTCATATCCTTACTTTGCTAAAAGGCTTCTCACTGATCCTAATCCATATTTGAGAGATGCTCTCATAGAGTTGCTTTTCAAGGATGGCAGGTTCAG GTGGAATAGACTAGAAGACCTTCTTATTGAGGGAAGAAAAGACCGAGATTTCTCTGCAAAAGATGCATTACAACCTGTTTTAAGGCTACTTTTGGGACCAGACGGTGAAGAACTtagaaatttaacaattaaagaGGCAGTTCGTGTCACTGAAGCCATTGTTTTAGGCTCAGTCGCTGATACATACAACTCTGCACCTTCTTTTATTCAAACTCTAATGATCAATGGCAATGGAAATGGAGCGCTTGCAATAAGCACCGCTGATTTGGAAGCCACGATGGAGCTTCGGAACCAGGTTTTCAGAATCTGGGGGCTTCTGAGTTCCTCTGAAAATTTCGATCCGGCACTTTTGCAGCCTATTTTACAG GTCCTCCAACAGCCGGAGGGACGCAGTCTAGGGGGCCGAGTAGTTGGAGGGGTCACTCAGCGACTTGCAGCTCGCTTACTGCAACAACTTCTTCGAACACCAACTGTTCCTACTTCCTCTAGTTTATGA
- the LOC105778007 gene encoding protein SENSITIVITY TO RED LIGHT REDUCED 1, protein MAATTKVLALESPTQTGEWTVVLPRKGRHRRNSRKITIAKGQQQEQQPWVPTDLEIDPERQSKLMHKIQACMKKIENSQFFLAFLDQMQIPKVLNHFHRVLGSESQLQMVIYGIGSIESHETPRLQLSLALLMKRKFSWIGDIEVFDPVLSATESQVLEDLGCSVLSLNEQGRREAKKSTLFFMPHCEAELYNNLLQANWGVESLNRIVLFGNSFETYEQHVSFKYYDQEVSLMNSSVAESVTHILAARRFIDEFRIETISDDYFAAFHDSSWHFFKLACENELQLN, encoded by the coding sequence ATGGCTGCTACTACAAAAGTTCTCGCCCTTGAGAGTCCAACTCAAACCGGAGAGTGGACAGTTGTTCTACCCCGTAAGGGTAGACATAGAAGGAATTCCCGAAAAATAACAATTGCAAAAGGACAGCAACAAGAACAACAGCCGTGGGTTCCAACCGATCTTGAGATTGACCCTGAGAGACAATCAAAACTTATGCATAAGATACAAGCATGTatgaagaaaattgaaaactctCAATTTTTCTTGGCTTTCTTGGATCAGATGCAAATTCCGAAAGTCTTGAATCACTTTCACAGGGTTTTGGGATCTGAGTCGCAACTGCAAATGGTGATATATGGTATTGGCAGCATTGAGTCTCATGAAACTCCTCGACTTCAACTTAGCCTTGCACTCTTGATGAAAAGAAAGTTCAGCTGGATTGGGGATATTGAGGTGTTTGATCCTGTTCTATCTGCAACTGAATCTCAGGTGTTAGAAGACCTTGGCTGTTCCGTTTTGTCTTTAAATGAGCAAGGCAGGCGGGAAGCTAAGAAGTCAACACTTTTCTTCATGCCACATTGTGAAGCAGAGTTATACAACAATCTTTTACAGGCAAATTGGGGAGTCGAGTCATTGAATCGAATTGTGCTGTTCGGAAATAGCTTTGAAACTTACGAGCAGCATGTGTCATTTAAGTACTATGATCAGGAAGTGTCACTTATGAACTCATCTGTAGCTGAGTCGGTCACACACATCTTAGCTGCTCGAAGATTCATAGATGAATTCAGGATCGAGACAATTTCAGACGATTATTTTGCAGCTTTTCATGATTCAAGTTGGCATTTTTTCAAGCTTGCTTGTGAGAATGAGCTGCAGTTGAATTAA
- the LOC105776774 gene encoding flowering time control protein FY isoform X1 translates to MMYGDPQQQQNQPHPQAGEFQRGPPPPQMMRQPSASSTTLNSEYHHPGAPPPQMPPYDAHGDNFAAKRMRKLTQRRAVDYTSTVVRYMQIRMSQRDSRDRTTLQPTPAAAIDMLPTAAYLDNPSTSFAAKFVHTSLNKNRCSINRVLWTPTGRRLITGSQSGEFTLWNGQSFNFEMILQAHDQAIRSMVWSHNDNWMVSGDDGGAIKYWQNNMNNVKVNKSAHKESVRDLSFCRTDLKFCSCSDDTTVKVWDFARCQEERSLTGHGWDVKSVDWHPTKSLLVSGGKDNVVKLWDAKTGRELCSFHGHKNTVLCVKWNQNGNWVLTAAKDQIIKLYDIRSMKELESFRGHRKDVTALAWHPFHEEYFVSGSFDGSIFHWLVGHETPQIELPNAHDNSVWDIAWHPIGYLLCSGSNDHTTKFWCRNRPGDTPRDKFNIGQNQGYGEQNPALASRMPGNFAAPEGPTTPGPFATRNEGTIPGIGVPMPLSVPSLDASSQGDQKQLHPGSLPFGAPPLPPGPHPSLLANQQHGYQQNPQQIQQQQQQGMQQQMPPMPMGPPNMQLQPPSHMPLLPHPHLQRPPPQMPPHGMASQMPGSLNPPSSMPTSHPMPMPGPMGMQGTMNQMPPSMPQGHFMGMNPMHSGSLPTSGGPSVGGFPNGMQNMQGPGNMGGGQMYPQGSGFNRAQGGQMPMMPGYNPYQSGGQSGMPPPPTGPTPHGQTPQ, encoded by the exons ATGATGTACGGTGATCCGCAACAGCAGCAGAACCAGCCGCACCCGCAAGCTGGGGAGTTTCAGAGAGGTCCTCCGCCTCCGCAAATGATGCGGCAGCCATCTGCTTCTTCCACTACTCTTAACTCAGAGTACCACCACCCTGGTGCTCCTCCTCCTCAGATGCCGCCTTATGACG CTCATGGTGACAATTTTGCTGCGAAAAGAATGAGAAAGCTGACCCAAAGGAGAGCTGTTGATTATACTAGTACTGTTGTGCGATATATGCAg ATTCGAATGTCACAGCGGGATTCACGGGACAGGACAACATTGCAGCCTACACCAGCAGCAGCAATTGAT ATGTTGCCGACAGCTGCTTATTTAGATAACCCATCCACAAGctttgctgccaaatttgttcATACATCTCTAAACAAGAACCGGTGTTCTATAAATCGCGTTTTG TGGACTCCCACGGGTAGACGTCTTATCACAGGGTCGCAGAGTGGAGAATTTACTCTATGGAACGGACaatcattcaattttgaaatgattCTTCAG GCCCATGATCAAGCCATCAGGTCTATGGTATGGAGTCACAATGACAACTGGATGGTTTCTGGTGACGATGGTGGTGCAATAAA GTATTGGCAGAACAACATGAATAATGTTAAGGTCAATAAGTCTGCTCACAAAGAATCAGTTCGTGACTTAAG TTTTTGTAGGACAGATTTAAAGTTTTGTTCCTGTTCTGATGATACTACTGTAAAAGTATGGGACTTTGCCCGGTGCCAGGAGGAGCGTTCATTAACTG GCCATGGTTGGGATGTCAAAAGTGTTGATTGGCATCCTACAAAATCCTTACTGGTTTCAG GTGGAAAAGACAACGTTGTGAAACTATGGGATGCTAAGACAGGGAGAGAGCTTTGCTCATT TCATGGCCATAAAAATACAGTACTTTGTGTCAAATGGAACCAGAATGGGAACTGGGTGTTGACTGCTGCAAAGGATCAAATCATTAAG CTCTATGACATTAGATCTATGAAGGAACTTGAATCTTTCCGAGGCCACAGGAAGGATGTGACTG CATTGGCTTGGCACCCATTCCATGAAGAATACTTTGTCAGTGGGAGCTTTGATGGATCTATTTTCCATTGGCTGGTTGG GCATGAAACACCTCAGATTGAGCTTCCCAATGCACATGATAATAGCGTGTGGGACATCGCCTGGCATCCTATCGGATATCTTCTATGCAG TGGTAGCAATGATCACACCACAAAGTTTTGGTGCAGAAATAGGCCTGGAGATACCCCTCGTGATAAATTTAACATTGGTCAAAATCAAG GCTATGGTGAGCAAAATCCTGCATTAGCCAGTCGCATGCCTGGTAATTTTGCAGCACCTGAAGGCCCAACAACTCCGGGGCCATTTGCAACCCGGAATGAGGGAACAATCCCTGGCATCGGAGTTCCCATGCCATTATCAGTTCCATCTCTTGATGCATCTTCTCAAGGGGACCAAAAGCAGCTTCATCCTGGTTCCTTGCCTTTTGGAGCTCCTCCTCTTCCTCCTGGACCACATCCATCTCTTCTAGCCAATCAGCAGCATGGATATCAACAAAACCCTCAACAAATTCAGCAACAGCAGCAACAGGGAATGCAACAGCAAATGCCTCCTATGCCAATGGGACCTCCAAATATGCAGCTACAACCTCCATCTCACATGCCCCTGCTTCCACATCCTCATTTACAACGCCCTCCTCCCCAAATGCCTCCTCATGGTATGGCTTCACAAATGCCAGGATCTTTGAATCCACCTTCATCAATGCCGACATCACATCCAATGCCAATGCCTGGTCCAATG ggcaTGCAAGGTACAATGAATCAGATGCCTCCTTCAATGCCACAAGGTCATTTTATGGGCATGAATCCAATGCACTCAGGATCATTACCCACCAGTGGTGGCCCTTCAGTTGGAGGTTTTCCAAATGGTATGCAAAATATGCAGGGCCCTGGAAATATGGGCGGTGGCCAAATGTATCCGCAGGGTAGTGGATTCAATCGTGCACAAGGTGGTCAGATGCCAATGATGCCTGGGTACAATCCATACCAG TCTGGTGGTCAGTCTGGTATGCCTCCACCGCCAACGGGTCCCACACCACATGGCCAAACTCCGCAGTAA
- the LOC105776774 gene encoding flowering time control protein FY isoform X2: MSQRDSRDRTTLQPTPAAAIDMLPTAAYLDNPSTSFAAKFVHTSLNKNRCSINRVLWTPTGRRLITGSQSGEFTLWNGQSFNFEMILQAHDQAIRSMVWSHNDNWMVSGDDGGAIKYWQNNMNNVKVNKSAHKESVRDLSFCRTDLKFCSCSDDTTVKVWDFARCQEERSLTGHGWDVKSVDWHPTKSLLVSGGKDNVVKLWDAKTGRELCSFHGHKNTVLCVKWNQNGNWVLTAAKDQIIKLYDIRSMKELESFRGHRKDVTALAWHPFHEEYFVSGSFDGSIFHWLVGHETPQIELPNAHDNSVWDIAWHPIGYLLCSGSNDHTTKFWCRNRPGDTPRDKFNIGQNQGYGEQNPALASRMPGNFAAPEGPTTPGPFATRNEGTIPGIGVPMPLSVPSLDASSQGDQKQLHPGSLPFGAPPLPPGPHPSLLANQQHGYQQNPQQIQQQQQQGMQQQMPPMPMGPPNMQLQPPSHMPLLPHPHLQRPPPQMPPHGMASQMPGSLNPPSSMPTSHPMPMPGPMGMQGTMNQMPPSMPQGHFMGMNPMHSGSLPTSGGPSVGGFPNGMQNMQGPGNMGGGQMYPQGSGFNRAQGGQMPMMPGYNPYQSGGQSGMPPPPTGPTPHGQTPQ, from the exons ATGTCACAGCGGGATTCACGGGACAGGACAACATTGCAGCCTACACCAGCAGCAGCAATTGAT ATGTTGCCGACAGCTGCTTATTTAGATAACCCATCCACAAGctttgctgccaaatttgttcATACATCTCTAAACAAGAACCGGTGTTCTATAAATCGCGTTTTG TGGACTCCCACGGGTAGACGTCTTATCACAGGGTCGCAGAGTGGAGAATTTACTCTATGGAACGGACaatcattcaattttgaaatgattCTTCAG GCCCATGATCAAGCCATCAGGTCTATGGTATGGAGTCACAATGACAACTGGATGGTTTCTGGTGACGATGGTGGTGCAATAAA GTATTGGCAGAACAACATGAATAATGTTAAGGTCAATAAGTCTGCTCACAAAGAATCAGTTCGTGACTTAAG TTTTTGTAGGACAGATTTAAAGTTTTGTTCCTGTTCTGATGATACTACTGTAAAAGTATGGGACTTTGCCCGGTGCCAGGAGGAGCGTTCATTAACTG GCCATGGTTGGGATGTCAAAAGTGTTGATTGGCATCCTACAAAATCCTTACTGGTTTCAG GTGGAAAAGACAACGTTGTGAAACTATGGGATGCTAAGACAGGGAGAGAGCTTTGCTCATT TCATGGCCATAAAAATACAGTACTTTGTGTCAAATGGAACCAGAATGGGAACTGGGTGTTGACTGCTGCAAAGGATCAAATCATTAAG CTCTATGACATTAGATCTATGAAGGAACTTGAATCTTTCCGAGGCCACAGGAAGGATGTGACTG CATTGGCTTGGCACCCATTCCATGAAGAATACTTTGTCAGTGGGAGCTTTGATGGATCTATTTTCCATTGGCTGGTTGG GCATGAAACACCTCAGATTGAGCTTCCCAATGCACATGATAATAGCGTGTGGGACATCGCCTGGCATCCTATCGGATATCTTCTATGCAG TGGTAGCAATGATCACACCACAAAGTTTTGGTGCAGAAATAGGCCTGGAGATACCCCTCGTGATAAATTTAACATTGGTCAAAATCAAG GCTATGGTGAGCAAAATCCTGCATTAGCCAGTCGCATGCCTGGTAATTTTGCAGCACCTGAAGGCCCAACAACTCCGGGGCCATTTGCAACCCGGAATGAGGGAACAATCCCTGGCATCGGAGTTCCCATGCCATTATCAGTTCCATCTCTTGATGCATCTTCTCAAGGGGACCAAAAGCAGCTTCATCCTGGTTCCTTGCCTTTTGGAGCTCCTCCTCTTCCTCCTGGACCACATCCATCTCTTCTAGCCAATCAGCAGCATGGATATCAACAAAACCCTCAACAAATTCAGCAACAGCAGCAACAGGGAATGCAACAGCAAATGCCTCCTATGCCAATGGGACCTCCAAATATGCAGCTACAACCTCCATCTCACATGCCCCTGCTTCCACATCCTCATTTACAACGCCCTCCTCCCCAAATGCCTCCTCATGGTATGGCTTCACAAATGCCAGGATCTTTGAATCCACCTTCATCAATGCCGACATCACATCCAATGCCAATGCCTGGTCCAATG ggcaTGCAAGGTACAATGAATCAGATGCCTCCTTCAATGCCACAAGGTCATTTTATGGGCATGAATCCAATGCACTCAGGATCATTACCCACCAGTGGTGGCCCTTCAGTTGGAGGTTTTCCAAATGGTATGCAAAATATGCAGGGCCCTGGAAATATGGGCGGTGGCCAAATGTATCCGCAGGGTAGTGGATTCAATCGTGCACAAGGTGGTCAGATGCCAATGATGCCTGGGTACAATCCATACCAG TCTGGTGGTCAGTCTGGTATGCCTCCACCGCCAACGGGTCCCACACCACATGGCCAAACTCCGCAGTAA
- the LOC105776775 gene encoding uncharacterized protein LOC105776775, with protein MARDSCLARVTAGVAVGGAVGGAVGAVYGTYEAIRYKVPGLLKIRYIGQTTLGSAAIFGLFLGAGSLIHCGKSY; from the exons ATGGCAAGGGACAGCTGCTTGGCTCGCGTCACCGCTGGGGTCGCCGTCGGAGGCGCTGTTGGCGGCGCCGTTG GTGCCGTTTATGGGACTTATGAGGCAATTAGGTACAAG GTTCCAGGACTGCTGAAGATTCGATATATTGGGCAAACCACATTGGGCAGTGCAGCAATATTCGGACTTTTCTTGGGTGCAGGGAGCCTAATCCATTGTGGGAAGTCCTACTAA